A genomic region of Pyrus communis chromosome 14, drPyrComm1.1, whole genome shotgun sequence contains the following coding sequences:
- the LOC137714858 gene encoding uncharacterized protein isoform X2 has translation MDPSNLGDTSSNSKELNSNFSFNTPSGSRQGSGLSRPRLVKVRRGSASQVLKPAASLETGFHPGFNPFRTSFESSNPVSSGPEAGTSVSGAFGTPKSGNEEKLFGANKIDPTANSGKWDSSGGLGRVVIDDMRNLKIGSGNEFFNTKVGAISFNARSSSSAAGLDKGGFVFGNGNKKNSSIDESIVSKLPEDMRKLNIEGPEKRESVEIGNDQKFNFSASDKTKSGSGINDNVGGSLGENDESELLNELKKKLNIRETVQLDQSTDRRNADDVNKFVFGNSKKDSYLSAGASENVLPDKMKTLNIKDTFDGRKGNLLLRKMEKLDIGSRAGDSTQPDPGRSSHETFIKTMETGNCSDKLFHMNEKRDEFYFTSKHDGLGTHSVEFKTPHPKANVFTGVNKKVEFNAKRQSFKETKMKKTAAKLRRSTSAHLGPGHDFVSREGSSEENIEASESYSPMEVSPYQETLADNQCSKENSAASGESFNLHNNNSAPCSVPTVSNILIDEDLAMATEHLDINEADATTREAKGDTYEYRHDGSVGTEGTLEGSMSEVETESFKSAAEEVDFNSDNSHTSAETEASSSSNMESHDTDGRLHFGFPSSSENRSGSNFTFAASSDAQSQVSASKRLQKKKSLVKAGQDTNTIVPNVKIPYAASSSQFLPYSGASALMSPGHYQKIESSIPQPRHGDNTGVRKEQEIKQESISLSAEAAAAQEACEKWRLRGNQAYSNGDLSKAEDCYTQGVNCVSRNETSRSCLRALMLCYSNRAATRMTVGRIRDALGDCMMAAAIDPNFLKVQVRASNCYLALGEVEDASQHFRRCLQLANDVCVDRKIAVEASDGLHKAQKVSECLNLSAGLFLWKTSTNAEHALQLIDEGLVISPSSEKLLEMKAEALFAVRRYEEVIELCEQTLSSAEKNNLPADTNDQVVSADSSELSKYFYFRVWRCRMIFKSYFYLGKLEEGLATLDKYEEKMSTSYRNWSKTLQSSEPLVLVVRELLSHKVAGNEAFQAGRHTEAVEHYTTALSCNVESRPFTAVCFCNRAAAYKALGQITDAIADCSLAIALDGNYLKAISRRATLYEMIRDYGEAAKDLQRLVSILTKQVEEKTNLCGTSDRSISSTNDLRQARLRLSEIEEEDRKDIPLDMYLILGVEPSVSASEIKKAYRKAALRHHPDKVGQFFSRSDNGDDGRWKEIAEEVHKDADRLFKMIGEAYAVLSDPTKRARYDTEEEMRNAQKKRSGSSTSRMPADVQNYPFERSSSRRQWREVPRSYGNSSSRGSEATWSSRYS, from the exons ATGGACCCATCAAATTTAGGCGATACATCGTCGAATTCGAAGGAGTTAAACTCCAATTTTAGCTTCAATACGCCGTCAGGTTCTCGGCAGGGGTCGGGTCTTTCCAGGCCGAGGCTTGTGAAGGTGAGGAGGGGCTCGGCGTCCCAGGTTCTGAAGCCGGCTGCCTCCTTGGAAACTGGGTTTCATCCGGGATTTAATCCGTTTCGAACGAGTTTCGAGAGTTCGAATCCAGTCTCATCCGGGCCAGAAGCTGGGACTTCAGTTTCTGGGGCATTTGGGACCCCTAAGAGTGGGAATGAGGAAAAGTTGTTTGGGGCCAATAAGATTGATCCGACTGCGAATTCGGGGAAATGGGATTCTAGTGGAGGTTTGGGGAGAGTTGTGATTGATGATATGAGGAATTTGAAAATTGGGAGCGGCAATGAGTTTTTCAATACAAAAGTGGGTGCTATTAGTTTTAATGCAAGAAGTTCGAGTTCAGCTGCGGGGTTGGATAAaggtggttttgtttttggaaatggCAATAAGAAGAATTCTAGCATTGATGAAAGCATTGTGTCAAAGCTTCCTGAGGATATGAGGAAGTTGAACATTGAAGGTCCCGAGAAGCGTGAATCTGTTGAGATAGGTAACGATCAAAAGTTTAATTTCAGTGCAAGTGATAAGACCAAGTCTGGGTCGGGTATTAATGACAATGTGGGTGGTTCTCTGGGCGAAAATGATGAATCAGAACTGCTAAATGAGTTGAAGAAGAAATTGAACATTCGAGAGACCGTGCAGCTGGATCAAAGTACTGACAGGCGTAATGCCGATGATGTCAATAAGTTTGTCTTTGGAAATAGTAAAAAGGATAGTTATTTATCAGCCGGAGCCTCAGAAAATGTACTTCCAGATAAGATGAAGACTCTGAACATAAAAGATACTTTTGATGGAAGAAAAGGTAATCTTCTATTGAGAAAGATGGAGAAGTTGGATATAGGCAGTAGGGCTGGAGACTCTACGCAACCAGATCCAGGGAGATCTTCACATGAAACATTTATAAAAACTATGGAAACTGGAAATTGTAGCGACAAGTTATTTCACATGAATGAGAAGAGGGATGAGTTTTACTTTACAAGCAAGCACGATGGTTTAGGCACACACTCTGTAGAATTTAAAACACCACACCCTAAAGCAAACGTGTTTACTGGCGTAAACAAGAAAGTGGAATTCAACGCGAAGAGGCAGTCATTCaaggaaacaaaaatgaaaaaaacagcTGCAAAATTAAGGCGTTCTACCTCAGCCCATCTGGGACCTGGGCATGATTTTGTTTCAAGAGAAGGCAGTTCTGAAGAAAACATTGAGGCCTCTGAATCCTATTCGCCAATGGAGGTTTCTCCGTATCAAGAAACATTGGCTGATAACCAGTGTTCAAAAGAGAATTCTGCTGCATCTGGTGAGTCATTTAATCTACATAACAACAATTCAGCCCCTTGTTCAGTACCTACAGTTTCAAATATTCTTATTGATGAAGATCTGGCTATGGCTACAGAACATTTGGATATAAATGAAGCTGATGCAACAACCAGAGAAGCAAAAGGGGACACTTATGAGTACCGTCACGATGGTAGTGTTGGTACCGAAGGAACTCTTGAAGGATCTATGTCCGAGGTTGAAACTGAAAGCTTTAAGTCTGCAGCTGAGGAGGTAGACTTTAATAGCGATAACTCTCATACTTCAGCAGAAACTGAAGCCAGTTCGAGCTCAAACATGGAGAGCCATGATACTGATGGAAGGCTACACTTTGGCTTCCCTTCAAGTTCAGAAAATAGAAGTGGGTCTAACTTCACCTTTGCTGCCTCTTCCGATGCTCAAAGTCAAGTATCTGCATCAAAACGcctccagaaaaagaaaagtctgGTAAAGGCTGGTCAAGATACCAatactatagttccaaatgttAAGATTCCATATGCAGCATCCTCTTCACAGTTTTTGCCCTATTCTGGTGCTTCAGCACTTATGTCACCTGGACATTATCAGAAAATAGAGTCATCTATCCCACAACCCAGACATGGAGATAATACCGGAGTGCGTAAGGAACAGGAGATAAAGCAAGAATCTATTTCTTTGTCTGCTGAAGCAGCTGCAGCTCAGGAAGCATGTGAAAAGTGGCGACTAAG GGGAAACCAAGCATACTCTAATGGGGATCTATCTAAAGCTGAGGACTGCTACACACAAGGAGTGAATTGCGTTTCTAGAAATGAGACATCTAGAAGCTGTCTTAGGGCATTGATGCTGTGCTATAGCAACCGTGCAGCAACACGTATGACTGTTGGAAGAATAAGAGATGCACTTGGGGACTGTATGATGGCTGCTGCAATTGATCCCAACTTCCTGAAAGTGCAGGTTAGAGCTTCCAA CTGTTATCTTGCTCTTGGGGAAGTTGAAGATGCTTCACAACATTTTAGGAGGTGCCTGCAATTAGCAAATGATGTCTGTGTGGACCGAAAGATTGCAGTAGAAGCTTCTGATGGCTTACACAAAGCACAG AAAGTGTCTGAATGCCTGAATCTTTCTGCTGGACTTTTTCTATGGAAAACATCTACTAATGCCGAGCATGCTTTACAACTTATTGATGAAGGTTTGGTAATAAGTCCTAGCTCAGAAAAATTACTTGAAATGAAAGCAGAGGCTCTTTTTGCG GTGCGGAGGTATGAAGAGGTGATTGAGCTGTGTGAGCAGACCCTTAGTTCTGCGGAAAAGAACAACCTTCCAGCAGATACCAATGACCAGGTCGTTTCTGCAGATAGTTCCGAACTCTCAAAGTACTTTTACTTCAGAGTCTGGCGGTGCCGTATGATTTTTAAATCCTATTTTTATCTTGGAAAACTCGAGGAGGGTCTTGCTACACTAGATAAATATGAGGAAAAGATGTCTACCTCATATAG GAATTGGAGCAAAACTCTGCAATCATCAGAACCCCTTGTTCTCGTTGTACGTGAACTTCTGTCTCATAAG GTTGCAGGGAATGAAGCATTTCAGGCTGGAAGACATACTGAAGCTGTTGAGCATTATACTACTGCTTTGTCCTGCAATGTTGAATCACGTCCATTTACAGCTGTTTGTTTTTGCAATCGTGCTGCTGCATACAAAGCATTGGGCCAGATTACTGATGCTATTGCTGATTGCAGTCTAGCTATAGCTCTTGATGGAAATTATCTAAAG GCTATTTCTAGACGAGCCACATTATACGAGATGATCAGAGATTATGGAGAAGCTGCTAAAGATCTTCAGAGACTGGTATCTATTCTCACTAAGCAGGTAGAGGAAAAAACTAATCTGTGTGGAACATCTGACAGATCCATTAGCAGCACAAATGACTTGAGACAAGCTCGTCTTCGTCTCTCtgaaatagaagaagaagacagaAAAGACATCCCCTTGGATATGTACCTTATTCT GGGAGTTGAACCATCTGTTTCGGCATCAGAAATCAAGAAGGCCTATCGGAAAGCTGCACTTCGACATCATCCTGACAAG GTTGGTCAATTCTTTTCAAGGAGTGATAATGGTGACGATGGGCGTTGGAAGGAGATAGCAGAAGAAGTGCACAAGGATGCTGACAGgctttttaaaatgattggGGAGGCATATGCAGTACTTTCAGACCCAACCAAG CGTGCAAGGTATGACACCGAAGAGGAGATGAGGAATGCACAAAAGAAACGCAGTGGAAGCAGCACATCTAGAATGCCAGCAGATGTTCAAAATTACCCATTTGAAAGAAGTAGCAGTAGGCGACAATGGAGAGAGGTTCCGAGATCATATGGTAACTCATCTTCTAGAGGGTCAGAAGCAACATGGTCAAGTAGATATTCTTGA
- the LOC137714858 gene encoding uncharacterized protein isoform X1, with the protein MDPSNLGDTSSNSKELNSNFSFNTPSGSRQGSGLSRPRLVKVRRGSASQVLKPAASLETGFHPGFNPFRTSFESSNPVSSGPEAGTSVSGAFGTPKSGNEEKLFGANKIDPTANSGKWDSSGGLGRVVIDDMRNLKIGSGNEFFNTKVGAISFNARSSSSAAGLDKGGFVFGNGNKKNSSIDESIVSKLPEDMRKLNIEGPEKRESVEIGNDQKFNFSASDKTKSGSGINDNVGGSLGENDESELLNELKKKLNIRETVQLDQSTDRRNADDVNKFVFGNSKKDSYLSAGASENVLPDKMKTLNIKDTFDGRKGNLLLRKMEKLDIGSRAGDSTQPDPGRSSHETFIKTMETGNCSDKLFHMNEKRDEFYFTSKHDGLGTHSVEFKTPHPKANVFTGVNKKVEFNAKRQSFKETKMKKTAAKLRRSTSAHLGPGHDFVSREGSSEENIEASESYSPMEVSPYQETLADNQCSKENSAASGESFNLHNNNSAPCSVPTVSNILIDEDLAMATEHLDINEADATTREAKGDTYEYRHDGSVGTEGTLEGSMSEVETESFKSAAEEVDFNSDNSHTSAETEASSSSNMESHDTDGRLHFGFPSSSENRSGSNFTFAASSDAQSQVSASKRLQKKKSLVKAGQDTNTIVPNVKIPYAASSSQFLPYSGASALMSPGHYQKIESSIPQPRHGDNTGVRKEQEIKQESISLSAEAAAAQEACEKWRLRGNQAYSNGDLSKAEDCYTQGVNCVSRNETSRSCLRALMLCYSNRAATRMTVGRIRDALGDCMMAAAIDPNFLKVQVRASNCYLALGEVEDASQHFRRCLQLANDVCVDRKIAVEASDGLHKAQKVSECLNLSAGLFLWKTSTNAEHALQLIDEGLVISPSSEKLLEMKAEALFAQVRRYEEVIELCEQTLSSAEKNNLPADTNDQVVSADSSELSKYFYFRVWRCRMIFKSYFYLGKLEEGLATLDKYEEKMSTSYRNWSKTLQSSEPLVLVVRELLSHKVAGNEAFQAGRHTEAVEHYTTALSCNVESRPFTAVCFCNRAAAYKALGQITDAIADCSLAIALDGNYLKAISRRATLYEMIRDYGEAAKDLQRLVSILTKQVEEKTNLCGTSDRSISSTNDLRQARLRLSEIEEEDRKDIPLDMYLILGVEPSVSASEIKKAYRKAALRHHPDKVGQFFSRSDNGDDGRWKEIAEEVHKDADRLFKMIGEAYAVLSDPTKRARYDTEEEMRNAQKKRSGSSTSRMPADVQNYPFERSSSRRQWREVPRSYGNSSSRGSEATWSSRYS; encoded by the exons ATGGACCCATCAAATTTAGGCGATACATCGTCGAATTCGAAGGAGTTAAACTCCAATTTTAGCTTCAATACGCCGTCAGGTTCTCGGCAGGGGTCGGGTCTTTCCAGGCCGAGGCTTGTGAAGGTGAGGAGGGGCTCGGCGTCCCAGGTTCTGAAGCCGGCTGCCTCCTTGGAAACTGGGTTTCATCCGGGATTTAATCCGTTTCGAACGAGTTTCGAGAGTTCGAATCCAGTCTCATCCGGGCCAGAAGCTGGGACTTCAGTTTCTGGGGCATTTGGGACCCCTAAGAGTGGGAATGAGGAAAAGTTGTTTGGGGCCAATAAGATTGATCCGACTGCGAATTCGGGGAAATGGGATTCTAGTGGAGGTTTGGGGAGAGTTGTGATTGATGATATGAGGAATTTGAAAATTGGGAGCGGCAATGAGTTTTTCAATACAAAAGTGGGTGCTATTAGTTTTAATGCAAGAAGTTCGAGTTCAGCTGCGGGGTTGGATAAaggtggttttgtttttggaaatggCAATAAGAAGAATTCTAGCATTGATGAAAGCATTGTGTCAAAGCTTCCTGAGGATATGAGGAAGTTGAACATTGAAGGTCCCGAGAAGCGTGAATCTGTTGAGATAGGTAACGATCAAAAGTTTAATTTCAGTGCAAGTGATAAGACCAAGTCTGGGTCGGGTATTAATGACAATGTGGGTGGTTCTCTGGGCGAAAATGATGAATCAGAACTGCTAAATGAGTTGAAGAAGAAATTGAACATTCGAGAGACCGTGCAGCTGGATCAAAGTACTGACAGGCGTAATGCCGATGATGTCAATAAGTTTGTCTTTGGAAATAGTAAAAAGGATAGTTATTTATCAGCCGGAGCCTCAGAAAATGTACTTCCAGATAAGATGAAGACTCTGAACATAAAAGATACTTTTGATGGAAGAAAAGGTAATCTTCTATTGAGAAAGATGGAGAAGTTGGATATAGGCAGTAGGGCTGGAGACTCTACGCAACCAGATCCAGGGAGATCTTCACATGAAACATTTATAAAAACTATGGAAACTGGAAATTGTAGCGACAAGTTATTTCACATGAATGAGAAGAGGGATGAGTTTTACTTTACAAGCAAGCACGATGGTTTAGGCACACACTCTGTAGAATTTAAAACACCACACCCTAAAGCAAACGTGTTTACTGGCGTAAACAAGAAAGTGGAATTCAACGCGAAGAGGCAGTCATTCaaggaaacaaaaatgaaaaaaacagcTGCAAAATTAAGGCGTTCTACCTCAGCCCATCTGGGACCTGGGCATGATTTTGTTTCAAGAGAAGGCAGTTCTGAAGAAAACATTGAGGCCTCTGAATCCTATTCGCCAATGGAGGTTTCTCCGTATCAAGAAACATTGGCTGATAACCAGTGTTCAAAAGAGAATTCTGCTGCATCTGGTGAGTCATTTAATCTACATAACAACAATTCAGCCCCTTGTTCAGTACCTACAGTTTCAAATATTCTTATTGATGAAGATCTGGCTATGGCTACAGAACATTTGGATATAAATGAAGCTGATGCAACAACCAGAGAAGCAAAAGGGGACACTTATGAGTACCGTCACGATGGTAGTGTTGGTACCGAAGGAACTCTTGAAGGATCTATGTCCGAGGTTGAAACTGAAAGCTTTAAGTCTGCAGCTGAGGAGGTAGACTTTAATAGCGATAACTCTCATACTTCAGCAGAAACTGAAGCCAGTTCGAGCTCAAACATGGAGAGCCATGATACTGATGGAAGGCTACACTTTGGCTTCCCTTCAAGTTCAGAAAATAGAAGTGGGTCTAACTTCACCTTTGCTGCCTCTTCCGATGCTCAAAGTCAAGTATCTGCATCAAAACGcctccagaaaaagaaaagtctgGTAAAGGCTGGTCAAGATACCAatactatagttccaaatgttAAGATTCCATATGCAGCATCCTCTTCACAGTTTTTGCCCTATTCTGGTGCTTCAGCACTTATGTCACCTGGACATTATCAGAAAATAGAGTCATCTATCCCACAACCCAGACATGGAGATAATACCGGAGTGCGTAAGGAACAGGAGATAAAGCAAGAATCTATTTCTTTGTCTGCTGAAGCAGCTGCAGCTCAGGAAGCATGTGAAAAGTGGCGACTAAG GGGAAACCAAGCATACTCTAATGGGGATCTATCTAAAGCTGAGGACTGCTACACACAAGGAGTGAATTGCGTTTCTAGAAATGAGACATCTAGAAGCTGTCTTAGGGCATTGATGCTGTGCTATAGCAACCGTGCAGCAACACGTATGACTGTTGGAAGAATAAGAGATGCACTTGGGGACTGTATGATGGCTGCTGCAATTGATCCCAACTTCCTGAAAGTGCAGGTTAGAGCTTCCAA CTGTTATCTTGCTCTTGGGGAAGTTGAAGATGCTTCACAACATTTTAGGAGGTGCCTGCAATTAGCAAATGATGTCTGTGTGGACCGAAAGATTGCAGTAGAAGCTTCTGATGGCTTACACAAAGCACAG AAAGTGTCTGAATGCCTGAATCTTTCTGCTGGACTTTTTCTATGGAAAACATCTACTAATGCCGAGCATGCTTTACAACTTATTGATGAAGGTTTGGTAATAAGTCCTAGCTCAGAAAAATTACTTGAAATGAAAGCAGAGGCTCTTTTTGCG CAGGTGCGGAGGTATGAAGAGGTGATTGAGCTGTGTGAGCAGACCCTTAGTTCTGCGGAAAAGAACAACCTTCCAGCAGATACCAATGACCAGGTCGTTTCTGCAGATAGTTCCGAACTCTCAAAGTACTTTTACTTCAGAGTCTGGCGGTGCCGTATGATTTTTAAATCCTATTTTTATCTTGGAAAACTCGAGGAGGGTCTTGCTACACTAGATAAATATGAGGAAAAGATGTCTACCTCATATAG GAATTGGAGCAAAACTCTGCAATCATCAGAACCCCTTGTTCTCGTTGTACGTGAACTTCTGTCTCATAAG GTTGCAGGGAATGAAGCATTTCAGGCTGGAAGACATACTGAAGCTGTTGAGCATTATACTACTGCTTTGTCCTGCAATGTTGAATCACGTCCATTTACAGCTGTTTGTTTTTGCAATCGTGCTGCTGCATACAAAGCATTGGGCCAGATTACTGATGCTATTGCTGATTGCAGTCTAGCTATAGCTCTTGATGGAAATTATCTAAAG GCTATTTCTAGACGAGCCACATTATACGAGATGATCAGAGATTATGGAGAAGCTGCTAAAGATCTTCAGAGACTGGTATCTATTCTCACTAAGCAGGTAGAGGAAAAAACTAATCTGTGTGGAACATCTGACAGATCCATTAGCAGCACAAATGACTTGAGACAAGCTCGTCTTCGTCTCTCtgaaatagaagaagaagacagaAAAGACATCCCCTTGGATATGTACCTTATTCT GGGAGTTGAACCATCTGTTTCGGCATCAGAAATCAAGAAGGCCTATCGGAAAGCTGCACTTCGACATCATCCTGACAAG GTTGGTCAATTCTTTTCAAGGAGTGATAATGGTGACGATGGGCGTTGGAAGGAGATAGCAGAAGAAGTGCACAAGGATGCTGACAGgctttttaaaatgattggGGAGGCATATGCAGTACTTTCAGACCCAACCAAG CGTGCAAGGTATGACACCGAAGAGGAGATGAGGAATGCACAAAAGAAACGCAGTGGAAGCAGCACATCTAGAATGCCAGCAGATGTTCAAAATTACCCATTTGAAAGAAGTAGCAGTAGGCGACAATGGAGAGAGGTTCCGAGATCATATGGTAACTCATCTTCTAGAGGGTCAGAAGCAACATGGTCAAGTAGATATTCTTGA